In the genome of Nitrospira japonica, one region contains:
- a CDS encoding class I SAM-dependent methyltransferase, with protein MKPAVALHEPRSLEGETLSLLSWHIPDLVAYQHSEDEWWFAPLDDNLPIVRLNRTGLEMLTSMNGHTTVRALLEKYGSKVCGPDGEPGRWHLERWSLPTYSLCFYGAEPPGGHRHKAKWDVLLQQIREGWSGQEGFEGEEHLEDFHAHELTEGGEDDGHFDLIETTVSHLFREPNETLNGLSYGRLLMQKLRRLGWFSPKPKVLVEIGGGLGYVARELGKELLPFEKQGVKYLSVDITKPFLKRQLVRAAEGGWSCTGARANGEFLPFKDNSVDLVIDNENMADMTPVKLSRRELTSGSGDTPQHQEALDWIRRMRLPIGNDPPDDVIFNLGPLRFVAELWRVLKPGGRAFLTEFGIEDGWPAPVKLPGHTEYEVQYAHLRQAVRWLGFQEQFLTLPQFLTIKPSVKVLCTGAAYTIQRFCRGINRPFIVRAYTEREIQEALGDMLPRLQGLHYHDVADPAWFGLIDFKVLLLEKPGGAPRTNFTETNGYRWYAQR; from the coding sequence ATGAAACCCGCCGTCGCCCTCCACGAACCACGCTCTCTTGAGGGAGAGACCCTCTCGCTTCTGTCCTGGCACATCCCCGACCTGGTTGCCTATCAGCACAGCGAAGACGAATGGTGGTTCGCCCCGCTCGACGACAATCTGCCGATCGTCCGGCTCAACCGGACCGGGCTTGAAATGCTCACATCGATGAACGGGCATACGACTGTGCGCGCGCTGCTGGAGAAGTACGGATCAAAGGTCTGTGGCCCGGATGGAGAGCCGGGACGGTGGCACCTGGAACGCTGGTCGCTCCCCACCTATTCCCTCTGTTTCTACGGAGCCGAGCCGCCGGGAGGACATCGACACAAGGCCAAGTGGGATGTACTGCTCCAGCAGATCCGGGAAGGCTGGTCCGGGCAGGAAGGATTCGAAGGCGAGGAACACCTCGAAGATTTTCACGCGCACGAACTCACCGAAGGCGGCGAAGACGACGGGCATTTCGATCTGATCGAAACGACCGTCTCCCACCTGTTCCGTGAACCGAACGAGACGCTCAACGGTCTGTCGTACGGACGGCTGCTCATGCAGAAGTTGCGCCGGCTCGGCTGGTTCAGTCCCAAACCGAAGGTACTGGTGGAGATCGGCGGAGGACTGGGGTATGTGGCGCGAGAGCTCGGCAAGGAACTGCTGCCGTTTGAAAAGCAGGGCGTGAAATACCTGTCCGTCGACATTACCAAGCCCTTTCTGAAGCGACAGTTGGTCCGTGCGGCCGAAGGAGGCTGGTCCTGCACCGGCGCCCGGGCAAATGGTGAATTCCTGCCTTTCAAAGATAATTCCGTCGATCTCGTCATCGATAATGAAAACATGGCCGACATGACGCCGGTCAAGTTGTCCAGACGGGAATTGACCTCCGGCAGCGGCGACACGCCTCAACATCAGGAAGCGCTTGACTGGATCAGGCGCATGCGACTTCCCATCGGCAACGACCCGCCCGACGACGTCATCTTTAATCTCGGCCCCCTGCGATTTGTCGCGGAACTCTGGCGGGTACTCAAACCGGGTGGACGGGCGTTCCTGACGGAGTTCGGAATCGAGGACGGCTGGCCTGCGCCGGTGAAATTACCGGGCCATACGGAATACGAGGTGCAATACGCCCACCTGCGGCAGGCCGTACGGTGGCTCGGTTTTCAGGAGCAGTTCCTCACGCTCCCGCAGTTCCTGACGATCAAGCCGAGCGTGAAGGTGCTGTGCACGGGTGCCGCCTATACCATCCAGCGATTCTGCCGGGGGATCAACCGGCCCTTTATCGTCCGAGCCTATACCGAACGTGAGATCCAGGAGGCGTTGGGCGACATGCTCCCGCGATTGCAGGGCCTCCATTATCACGACGTGGCAGACCCGGCCTGGTTCGGTCTCATCGATTTCAAAGTCTTGTTATTGGAAAAACCGGGAGGCGCGCCGCGGACCAATTTTACCGAGACCAATGGTTACCGCTGGTACGCCCAACGGTGA
- a CDS encoding cupredoxin domain-containing protein, with product MLMTLRIFMALAILVLVGAGPTTATAPYTSIIIDSGSPYFVPKSATVSSGSTIRWENPTPTEHTITHTGCMEDGAPCAFDSGLVLPNDSFTIQGLAPGKYPYICRVHPIMYGILTVTDSQQPSQL from the coding sequence ATGCTTATGACACTCCGCATTTTCATGGCCTTGGCCATACTTGTGCTCGTGGGAGCCGGTCCGACGACGGCCACCGCCCCTTATACGTCCATCATCATCGACAGTGGCTCACCATACTTTGTCCCGAAATCCGCCACCGTCTCCAGCGGGTCCACCATCAGGTGGGAAAATCCGACCCCGACCGAACATACGATCACGCATACCGGATGCATGGAGGACGGCGCGCCCTGTGCCTTTGATTCCGGCCTGGTCCTTCCCAACGACAGCTTCACGATCCAGGGACTTGCTCCCGGGAAATACCCCTACATCTGCCGTGTGCATCCGATCATGTACGGCATTCTTACGGTGACCGACTCGCAACAGCCTTCCCAATTGTGA
- a CDS encoding PKD domain-containing protein codes for MVQPVVHDVGWVRLLAGTLIVGVLGVAEAFTLTEPTEQALLRSGARVAVSVQVGTDVNIRAIRYYWYRLDEEPVDAHQTLPAPFRTADGDAPLSGYVEVPTEANGAMRLLAIGELTRGRLGTAEDFDEVIVQVRPDAPLGAIEFSVQRPWRFDTIGKRMSVPVVGQYDDGVSRPLTGPSSGSRFTSSDDAVVTVDEGGILTVTGNGRAQVTVENQGKIGTIQVVVNGDPSPNRPPIAAVERELQVRSDHLVVLDGLGSRDPDGDPLRYEWRQLRGPRVALSSVDEAKATFMAPKVTERKLFQFSLTVIDMAGPDRVKGAESAPAVISVWVSP; via the coding sequence ATGGTTCAGCCGGTCGTGCATGATGTGGGATGGGTGAGGCTGCTGGCGGGCACGTTGATCGTCGGCGTCTTGGGGGTCGCCGAGGCCTTTACCCTGACCGAGCCGACGGAACAGGCACTGCTCCGGTCCGGGGCGCGCGTGGCGGTGTCCGTCCAAGTCGGAACCGACGTCAACATCCGAGCCATCCGCTATTACTGGTATCGCCTCGACGAAGAGCCGGTGGATGCTCATCAGACGTTGCCGGCGCCGTTCAGGACCGCAGACGGCGACGCCCCGCTTTCCGGGTATGTCGAAGTCCCGACCGAGGCGAACGGGGCGATGCGCCTGCTTGCCATCGGAGAATTGACCAGGGGCCGGTTGGGGACTGCCGAGGACTTCGACGAAGTGATCGTGCAGGTGAGACCGGATGCTCCGCTGGGGGCGATCGAGTTTTCCGTTCAGCGGCCCTGGCGGTTCGACACGATCGGAAAACGGATGTCCGTGCCGGTCGTCGGCCAGTACGACGACGGCGTCTCGCGCCCGCTCACGGGCCCGTCATCCGGGAGCCGGTTCACGTCGTCGGACGACGCGGTGGTCACCGTGGACGAGGGGGGAATTTTGACGGTCACCGGCAACGGCCGTGCTCAGGTCACGGTCGAAAACCAAGGAAAAATTGGAACCATTCAGGTGGTCGTCAACGGTGATCCCAGCCCGAACCGTCCGCCGATCGCGGCGGTCGAGAGGGAGTTGCAGGTTCGGTCCGATCATCTCGTCGTGTTGGACGGCCTGGGGAGCCGCGATCCCGACGGGGACCCGTTGCGATATGAATGGAGGCAGCTGAGGGGGCCGCGCGTGGCCTTATCGAGCGTGGACGAGGCGAAGGCGACGTTTATGGCGCCCAAGGTGACCGAGCGCAAGCTCTTCCAATTTTCGTTGACGGTGATCGACATGGCCGGGCCGGACCGCGTGAAGGGCGCCGAAAGTGCTCCGGCCGTCATTTCCGTTTGGGTCAGTCCGTAG
- a CDS encoding S16 family serine protease: MPAALPLPVAAEHTVELPMLGAIHANDRGVFEVLLMAWDGKSDPAPPQLQCVMGGVRFGQTQLGAMAQAFTYAMQRTSGFPHGGTVTVRGAAYRPVGSDGPSGGAAMAVGFIALFKGDRIQRGIAMTGTLEHDGRIGTVGGIPDKIRAAKREGYHTVLVPGGQLHDAGWNLNELALHLNIAVKEVHTVDDAYHLMTGNRL; the protein is encoded by the coding sequence ATGCCGGCCGCACTTCCTTTACCCGTTGCAGCCGAGCACACGGTCGAGCTGCCGATGTTGGGAGCGATTCACGCAAACGATCGGGGCGTGTTCGAGGTGCTGCTTATGGCGTGGGACGGCAAGAGCGATCCGGCGCCGCCGCAACTCCAATGCGTGATGGGCGGCGTGCGATTCGGGCAAACTCAACTCGGGGCAATGGCGCAGGCCTTTACCTATGCGATGCAACGGACTTCCGGCTTCCCGCACGGGGGCACCGTGACGGTGCGAGGGGCGGCCTACCGGCCGGTGGGAAGCGACGGCCCGAGCGGCGGTGCGGCCATGGCCGTGGGTTTCATCGCCCTCTTCAAAGGAGATCGAATCCAGCGCGGCATCGCCATGACCGGCACGCTGGAACATGACGGAAGGATCGGCACCGTCGGCGGAATCCCCGACAAGATCCGCGCCGCAAAGCGGGAAGGGTATCACACGGTCCTGGTTCCCGGCGGACAACTTCACGATGCCGGATGGAATCTTAACGAACTGGCGCTTCACCTCAACATCGCCGTGAAGGAAGTGCACACGGTCGATGATGCCTACCACCTCATGACCGGCAATCGACTCTAG
- a CDS encoding pentapeptide repeat-containing protein gives MWMRAPVGVLAGCLLWVCMPAVVSAASCRIDTASDRASSTLKKRLSSDCTEHDRERYKVQAVEVLAAIKQGKSIDLAGVVIEGDLRLDELHLGALPPGSERQPIDPASTARVVPGALSVTHSIVRGAVRHGTERDALIVKGAVDLSGTRFERTVDLSHAEFLQPVTLSDAVCVRECYFVRAGFLRGLTAEGTAFGPHTRFHRARFHDRAAFRNARFNGLAEFLEVEFHPDADFTGSAFASGTGFSGSVFHGVADFSGARFEREAFFTFTRFEGDARFRGTVFRAIADFDDARFAGRDEFSGTVFEQEAKFARVTRRDQPPAPGGQDRPMQYGITLTLLVISAALIAYLIRSR, from the coding sequence ATGTGGATGCGCGCGCCCGTCGGAGTTCTGGCAGGCTGTCTGCTGTGGGTCTGCATGCCGGCCGTCGTATCGGCGGCATCGTGCCGGATCGATACGGCTTCTGATCGAGCCTCATCCACTTTGAAAAAGCGGCTCAGTTCGGACTGCACCGAGCATGACCGTGAACGGTATAAGGTCCAAGCCGTTGAAGTGCTGGCCGCCATCAAGCAAGGGAAATCGATTGATCTCGCCGGGGTGGTGATCGAGGGCGATCTGCGCTTGGATGAACTCCATCTCGGGGCCCTTCCTCCCGGGAGCGAACGTCAGCCAATCGATCCGGCAAGCACTGCGCGCGTGGTTCCCGGTGCTCTGTCGGTGACGCATTCAATCGTTCGCGGGGCGGTGCGGCATGGAACGGAGCGGGACGCGCTGATCGTCAAGGGAGCCGTCGACCTGAGTGGGACACGGTTCGAACGAACGGTCGATTTGTCCCACGCGGAGTTTCTGCAGCCGGTGACGCTCTCGGATGCCGTGTGTGTCCGGGAATGTTACTTCGTCCGGGCCGGGTTTCTCCGGGGCCTGACGGCCGAGGGCACGGCGTTCGGTCCTCACACCAGATTTCATCGCGCACGGTTTCACGACCGGGCGGCGTTCCGGAACGCACGGTTCAACGGGCTCGCGGAGTTCCTCGAGGTCGAATTTCACCCGGACGCCGATTTCACCGGATCGGCATTCGCATCCGGAACCGGATTTTCCGGGAGTGTCTTTCACGGCGTAGCGGATTTTTCCGGCGCGCGGTTCGAACGGGAGGCATTTTTCACCTTCACGCGCTTCGAAGGCGACGCCAGGTTTCGGGGCACGGTCTTCCGCGCGATCGCGGATTTCGACGACGCGCGCTTCGCCGGGCGCGACGAATTCTCCGGCACGGTCTTCGAACAAGAGGCCAAATTCGCCAGGGTCACGCGCCGGGATCAGCCGCCGGCGCCCGGAGGCCAGGACCGGCCGATGCAGTACGGGATCACCCTGACCTTGCTCGTCATCAGCGCCGCGCTGATCGCCTATCTGATCCGATCCCGATGA
- a CDS encoding segregation and condensation protein A, whose product MDNQLEGAGQTELPYQVRIENFEGPLDLLLHLIKKSEINIYDIPIALITGQYLDYLETMTELNLSVAGEFLVMAATLLQIKSKMLLPVDETVKDEDDGPDPREELVRRLLEYKSYKDAARQLDSQERMWREIYTRAPAPQEEEGPAGEETLDDVSLFDLVDALQGILNRNPGKSLMEIIPDNLTVRDRMNTILEALEGRESVSFAALFEASSHRLVIIVTFLALLELIRLRTARVYQPENFGPILVSRNFSLVPEPAELDDSEWR is encoded by the coding sequence GTGGATAACCAGCTCGAAGGAGCCGGTCAAACCGAGCTCCCATACCAGGTTCGCATCGAGAATTTCGAGGGGCCGCTCGATCTTCTGCTGCATCTCATCAAGAAGAGCGAGATCAATATCTATGACATTCCCATCGCGCTGATCACCGGCCAGTACCTCGACTACCTCGAAACGATGACCGAGTTGAATCTCTCCGTTGCGGGGGAGTTTCTGGTCATGGCCGCCACGCTGCTCCAGATCAAGTCGAAGATGCTGCTGCCGGTCGACGAAACCGTGAAGGACGAGGATGACGGGCCGGATCCGCGCGAGGAACTCGTGCGGCGGTTGCTCGAATACAAGAGCTACAAGGATGCCGCCCGCCAGCTGGACTCGCAGGAGCGCATGTGGCGGGAAATCTATACCAGGGCTCCGGCGCCGCAGGAAGAAGAAGGGCCCGCGGGAGAAGAGACGCTGGACGACGTGAGCCTGTTCGATCTGGTGGACGCGCTGCAGGGAATACTCAATCGGAATCCCGGCAAGTCGCTCATGGAAATCATCCCCGACAACCTCACGGTTCGCGACCGGATGAACACGATTCTTGAGGCGCTGGAGGGACGGGAGTCGGTGAGCTTCGCGGCGCTGTTCGAGGCGTCGTCGCACCGGCTGGTGATCATCGTCACGTTTCTTGCGCTGTTGGAATTGATCAGACTGCGGACGGCCCGTGTGTACCAGCCGGAAAATTTCGGGCCGATCCTGGTCTCGCGCAATTTCTCGTTGGTGCCGGAACCGGCGGAACTGGACGATTCGGAATGGAGGTAA
- the scpB gene encoding SMC-Scp complex subunit ScpB: protein MSETELQESGNMERPEAAASEQTGPSTEEAVVAPDAVAAHASDQMELTAILEALLFVSGEPMPLARLATTIGTVSKAEVQQALNNLREQLAHDGRGIQLVQVAGGYRLATKADCAPWLKRLEKAKTAQRLSRSALESLAIIAYKQPLVRAEVEEIRGVETSGVIRTLLERKLVRIVGRKEVPGRPIMYGTTKYFLEHFGLQDLSQLPPLREFKELGEAEQAMLPIEDVTIVGEQQAEPADSESPSESLAESSSDSPSDSMEPAPFQSEEGEMAMVAGSDHTFAGESVDQV from the coding sequence ATGAGCGAGACCGAACTGCAGGAAAGCGGGAATATGGAACGGCCGGAGGCGGCCGCTTCCGAGCAGACCGGTCCGAGTACGGAGGAGGCGGTCGTTGCGCCGGATGCGGTCGCGGCTCACGCTTCCGATCAGATGGAGCTCACCGCGATTCTTGAAGCCCTGCTGTTCGTTTCCGGCGAGCCGATGCCGCTCGCCCGTCTGGCGACGACCATCGGGACCGTCTCCAAAGCGGAAGTGCAGCAGGCCCTCAACAATCTCCGGGAGCAATTGGCGCACGACGGCAGGGGGATCCAACTGGTCCAAGTCGCCGGAGGCTATCGGCTTGCCACGAAGGCGGATTGCGCGCCCTGGCTCAAACGGTTGGAGAAGGCCAAAACGGCTCAGCGGCTTTCGCGATCGGCGCTCGAATCGCTGGCGATCATCGCATACAAGCAGCCGCTGGTTCGTGCGGAGGTCGAAGAAATCCGCGGCGTGGAAACCTCCGGCGTCATTCGGACGCTGCTGGAGCGGAAACTCGTTCGTATCGTCGGACGGAAGGAAGTGCCGGGCCGGCCGATCATGTACGGCACCACCAAATATTTCCTCGAGCATTTCGGCTTGCAGGACCTCAGCCAACTCCCGCCGCTTCGCGAGTTCAAGGAACTGGGTGAGGCGGAGCAGGCCATGTTGCCCATCGAAGACGTGACGATCGTCGGCGAGCAGCAAGCGGAACCAGCCGACTCAGAGTCTCCCTCCGAGTCCCTTGCCGAGTCTTCTTCAGATTCGCCTTCCGATTCCATGGAACCAGCGCCGTTTCAGTCCGAGGAAGGAGAGATGGCAATGGTCGCCGGAAGCGATCACACGTTCGCGGGTGAATCGGTCGACCAGGTCTAG
- a CDS encoding 6-bladed beta-propeller — MIKAWLLDEMFRFDRAPLSAEGNPGEWGAGDSIAEEEELPPAPANVAVKAGNGRLTVTWDPVPDAMYYNLYFQTTKGVQIKFSELTRPIASADDFKAVIGVKKDKGTCLEGAQSPFVHDDLANGTCYHYVVTVVTPKGESLESQEVMAIPAPYLLAMNIGAEGVDDGEFSSPTGIALDKEGNIYVADTDNHSIQKFDKTGKFIARWGGEPSSQEGSFYYPRGLAVGANDTLYVSDSGNNRVQKFDLEGNAMQAWGKFGFAWRGAEMGVFDVPWGVATDQEGNLYVSDTSNSRIQKFKADGTPLLKWGRDGSFDGAFFFPRGVAVDFVGNIFVADESNNRIQKFDARGSFLSKWGREGSGPGQFKAPWGVACDAVGNVYVVDTGNHRIQKFDGNGTFLCAWGNRGKTEGQFNFPYGIAVDKEGCVYVVDSGNNRVLKYVPTDEELSRGNETPAAQESVEAPAPHSVVVKAGDTEIFVSWMEVPRAVSYNLYFNTTQGVAKQTGTKIEGVTNPFTHTGLTNDTPYFYAVAAVFENGTESELSAEVTAMPVLIDVTAPQNPYAVINHGAFMTNSPEVVVTISANDVDTGVGAYFISEAPLTPMGGTPGWVDVTPALKFGATIPFILSLGDGPKTIYVWFKDIGGNVSTPASATILVNTSGYLCVAKWGRPGRGASLLHGGEFMAPMYGMAVDQQGSLFVVDNGNNRIQKFDNTGNFIILWGNFGSANSNFHNPTGIACDGKGDVWAVDTNNHRVQKFDGKLGGYIMKFGSRGNGEGQFNSPWGIAVDRVRGYVYVVDSANFRVQKFDMAGEFVMSWGSFGNGDGQFYFPRGVAVDQSDGSVYVVDMGNHRVQKFDTSTNVLPQLLTKWGGSSEPGHASSQLAQEAGQLRSPWGVAVDGAGDVYVTDTGNHRVEKFDKEGNFITQWGGYGNGDGQFNFPYGLAVDAKGSVFVVDSGNTRVQQFMPSDEGSERLQEESEAAAEIAKAQGATSA, encoded by the coding sequence ATGATTAAAGCATGGCTCTTAGACGAGATGTTCCGGTTTGATCGCGCGCCGCTGTCGGCGGAGGGAAATCCGGGCGAGTGGGGCGCCGGCGATTCGATCGCCGAAGAAGAGGAGTTGCCGCCGGCACCGGCCAATGTTGCCGTCAAAGCGGGCAACGGACGGCTCACCGTGACCTGGGATCCCGTTCCGGACGCCATGTACTACAACCTGTATTTCCAAACCACCAAGGGCGTCCAGATCAAGTTTTCGGAGCTCACCAGGCCGATTGCCAGCGCGGACGATTTCAAGGCCGTCATCGGCGTGAAGAAGGACAAGGGGACTTGTCTTGAAGGCGCGCAATCGCCGTTCGTGCACGACGATCTGGCCAACGGGACCTGCTATCACTACGTCGTGACGGTGGTGACGCCCAAGGGCGAAAGTCTCGAATCGCAGGAAGTCATGGCGATTCCCGCGCCCTACCTGCTCGCCATGAACATCGGCGCGGAGGGGGTGGACGACGGAGAATTCAGCTCGCCGACCGGAATCGCGCTGGACAAAGAAGGCAACATCTACGTCGCGGATACCGACAACCATTCGATCCAGAAATTCGACAAGACCGGAAAGTTCATCGCGCGCTGGGGCGGAGAGCCCTCGTCGCAGGAGGGCAGCTTCTACTACCCGCGCGGGCTCGCGGTCGGCGCGAACGACACCTTATATGTTTCCGACAGCGGCAATAACCGGGTGCAGAAGTTCGATCTCGAGGGCAACGCCATGCAGGCCTGGGGCAAGTTCGGCTTTGCCTGGCGCGGCGCCGAGATGGGCGTCTTCGACGTGCCCTGGGGCGTGGCGACCGACCAGGAGGGCAACCTCTACGTGTCGGACACGAGCAATTCCAGAATCCAGAAGTTCAAGGCCGACGGAACGCCCCTGCTGAAATGGGGACGGGACGGCAGCTTCGACGGAGCATTTTTCTTTCCCCGCGGGGTCGCGGTCGATTTCGTCGGCAACATCTTCGTCGCGGACGAGAGCAACAACCGCATCCAGAAGTTCGACGCGCGGGGCAGTTTCCTGTCCAAGTGGGGCCGCGAGGGCTCTGGGCCCGGCCAGTTCAAGGCGCCATGGGGCGTGGCCTGCGACGCGGTCGGCAACGTCTACGTCGTCGATACCGGCAATCACCGGATCCAAAAGTTCGACGGCAACGGAACGTTCCTCTGCGCATGGGGTAATCGCGGAAAGACGGAGGGGCAGTTCAATTTCCCCTATGGGATCGCGGTCGACAAGGAAGGGTGCGTCTACGTCGTCGACAGCGGAAACAACCGGGTGCTCAAGTACGTCCCGACCGACGAGGAACTGAGTCGGGGCAACGAGACTCCCGCCGCACAGGAGTCGGTCGAGGCTCCAGCACCGCACAGCGTCGTGGTCAAGGCCGGTGATACGGAAATCTTCGTGAGCTGGATGGAAGTACCGCGGGCCGTGTCCTACAACCTCTACTTCAACACCACGCAAGGGGTGGCCAAACAGACCGGCACGAAGATCGAGGGCGTGACCAATCCGTTCACGCACACGGGCCTGACCAACGATACGCCATACTTTTACGCCGTCGCGGCTGTGTTCGAAAACGGAACGGAGAGCGAGCTGTCGGCTGAAGTCACTGCGATGCCGGTCCTCATCGACGTTACGGCTCCGCAGAACCCCTACGCCGTCATCAACCACGGCGCTTTCATGACGAATTCGCCGGAAGTGGTGGTGACGATTTCGGCCAACGACGTCGATACGGGCGTCGGCGCCTATTTCATCTCCGAAGCGCCCCTGACTCCCATGGGGGGCACGCCCGGCTGGGTCGACGTCACGCCGGCGCTGAAGTTCGGAGCGACGATTCCCTTCATTCTCTCGCTGGGCGACGGACCCAAAACGATCTACGTCTGGTTCAAGGATATCGGTGGCAACGTCTCCACGCCGGCCTCGGCCACCATTTTAGTCAATACGTCGGGCTACCTCTGCGTGGCCAAGTGGGGCCGGCCCGGCCGGGGCGCGTCCTTGCTGCACGGCGGCGAGTTCATGGCGCCGATGTACGGCATGGCGGTGGACCAGCAAGGATCGCTGTTCGTCGTCGACAACGGAAACAACCGGATCCAAAAATTCGACAACACCGGCAACTTCATCATCCTCTGGGGAAATTTCGGCTCGGCCAACTCGAATTTTCACAATCCCACCGGCATCGCCTGCGACGGCAAGGGCGATGTCTGGGCGGTGGACACCAACAACCACCGGGTTCAGAAATTCGACGGCAAGCTGGGCGGCTACATTATGAAATTCGGTTCCAGGGGGAACGGCGAGGGACAGTTCAATTCGCCGTGGGGCATTGCGGTCGACCGGGTGCGCGGCTACGTGTACGTCGTCGACAGCGCCAACTTCCGCGTGCAGAAGTTCGATATGGCCGGCGAGTTCGTCATGTCGTGGGGCAGCTTCGGCAACGGCGACGGCCAGTTCTATTTCCCGAGGGGCGTGGCGGTCGATCAATCGGACGGATCGGTCTACGTCGTCGACATGGGCAACCATCGGGTGCAGAAGTTCGACACCAGCACCAACGTCCTCCCTCAATTGCTGACCAAGTGGGGAGGCAGCTCGGAGCCCGGGCACGCCAGCAGCCAGTTGGCCCAGGAGGCGGGACAATTGCGGTCGCCCTGGGGCGTGGCCGTCGACGGAGCGGGCGACGTGTACGTCACCGATACGGGCAACCATCGGGTGGAAAAATTCGATAAGGAAGGCAATTTCATCACCCAGTGGGGCGGGTACGGCAACGGGGACGGGCAGTTCAATTTTCCGTACGGACTTGCGGTCGACGCGAAAGGCAGTGTGTTCGTCGTGGACAGCGGAAACACGCGGGTGCAGCAGTTCATGCCGTCCGACGAAGGCAGCGAGCGGCTGCAGGAGGAATCCGAGGCGGCGGCTGAAATTGCGAAGGCGCAGGGCGCCACGAGCGCCTAG
- the guaB gene encoding IMP dehydrogenase, protein MLDKEPRLGLTYDDVILVPAKSAVLPSEVDVRTQLSRNIQINVPIISSAMDTVTESRMAIAMAREGGLGIIHRVLSPADQAAEVDRVKKSESGMILDPVTISPDETIRDAHQLMAKYRISGIPVTKNKKLVGILTNRDLRFETRMDLKVAQVMKRDKLVTAPEGTSLEKAREILHEHRIEKLPVVNKQGELKGLITIKDIEKRIKYPNACKDTHGRLRVGAAVGVGPDTEDRVALLKRAGVDLVVVDTAHGHSQAVLDMVKLIKKQYAALEVVAGNIATAEAAKDLLKAGVDAVKVGVGPGSICTTRIVSGSGMPQLTAIADCAKALAGSGVPIVADGGIKFSGDITKALSAGASSVMLGGLLAGTEESPGETVLYQARTYKVYRGMGSIGAMERGGGDRYGQGGRPAPKLVPEGIEGRVPYKGPISAVMYQLVGGVKSGMGYCGCRTIPDLQQKATFIRQTVAGLRESHVHDVIITKEAPNYRMDWE, encoded by the coding sequence ATGCTGGATAAGGAACCGCGTCTGGGCCTGACCTACGATGACGTGATTCTCGTGCCCGCCAAGTCGGCGGTACTGCCGAGCGAGGTGGACGTTCGGACGCAACTGAGCCGCAACATCCAGATCAACGTACCCATCATCAGTTCGGCGATGGATACCGTCACGGAGTCCCGCATGGCAATCGCCATGGCGAGGGAAGGAGGGCTCGGGATCATTCATCGCGTGCTCTCTCCCGCCGATCAGGCGGCCGAGGTCGACCGGGTGAAAAAGTCCGAAAGCGGCATGATCCTCGATCCCGTCACGATCTCGCCGGACGAAACGATCCGCGACGCCCACCAACTCATGGCCAAGTACCGCATTTCCGGCATTCCCGTCACCAAGAACAAGAAGCTCGTCGGCATCCTGACCAACCGCGATCTGCGGTTCGAAACCCGGATGGATCTCAAGGTGGCCCAGGTCATGAAGCGGGACAAGCTCGTGACCGCTCCGGAGGGGACGAGTCTGGAGAAGGCGCGCGAAATCCTCCACGAGCATCGCATCGAAAAGCTCCCGGTCGTGAACAAGCAGGGAGAGCTGAAGGGCCTGATCACGATCAAGGACATCGAAAAGCGCATCAAGTATCCCAACGCGTGCAAGGATACGCATGGACGGCTTCGAGTCGGGGCGGCCGTCGGGGTCGGTCCGGACACGGAGGATCGCGTCGCCCTGTTGAAGCGGGCCGGCGTCGATCTGGTGGTCGTCGATACGGCGCACGGTCATTCCCAGGCCGTGTTGGACATGGTGAAACTGATCAAGAAGCAGTATGCGGCCTTGGAGGTCGTGGCCGGCAATATCGCAACCGCCGAGGCCGCGAAGGATTTGCTCAAGGCCGGCGTCGATGCCGTGAAGGTCGGGGTGGGACCCGGTTCCATCTGCACGACCCGCATCGTCTCCGGTTCGGGCATGCCTCAATTGACCGCGATCGCCGATTGCGCCAAGGCTCTGGCGGGCAGCGGCGTGCCGATCGTCGCGGACGGCGGCATCAAGTTTTCCGGCGACATCACCAAGGCCCTGTCGGCGGGGGCTTCGAGCGTCATGCTCGGCGGTCTGCTGGCGGGCACCGAGGAGTCGCCCGGCGAGACGGTGCTGTATCAGGCGAGAACCTACAAGGTCTATCGCGGCATGGGATCGATCGGCGCGATGGAGCGCGGAGGCGGAGACCGCTACGGCCAGGGCGGGCGCCCGGCGCCGAAGCTGGTGCCGGAAGGCATCGAAGGGCGCGTGCCCTACAAGGGACCCATTTCAGCCGTGATGTACCAGCTGGTCGGAGGCGTGAAATCCGGCATGGGCTACTGCGGATGCCGGACGATTCCCGATTTGCAGCAGAAGGCGACCTTCATCAGGCAGACGGTGGCAGGCCTGCGCGAGAGCCATGTCCACGACGTGATCATCACGAAGGAAGCGCCAAACTACCGGATGGATTGGGAATAA